In one window of Miscanthus floridulus cultivar M001 chromosome 12, ASM1932011v1, whole genome shotgun sequence DNA:
- the LOC136498241 gene encoding uncharacterized protein, with product MLAPVINHNQPDGFSSNIRIITNVFEASPRRQGVAEVLGVGGATTCNVDWWRSYGGRAIELQRLVKRIVSLCASSSGCERCWSTFNFMHTKKRNRLLHKRLNDIVFVSYNRKMRTRFQLMREKAGKKYDPLVIEEFDWDNEWADSLHVPIPGTRGSDAVNELTWQHVDEATGASQALQGRNLPRRATATQYYSRSRNVLVPATATEDGEEEDEVEDPHDDAEVSECEEDGNVLATEEDKAADPDEFDDGF from the exons atgc TTGCTCCAGTCATTAACCACAATCAGCCAGATGGATTCAGTAGCAACATTAGAATTATAACCAATGTTTttgaggcgtcgcctaggcgacaaggcgtgGCAGAGGTGCTGGGCGTCGGGGGCGCCACAACCTGCAATG TTGATTGGTGGCGTTCTTATGGTGGCCGAGCCATTGAACTACAAAGACTTGTTAAGCGTATAGTTAGTCTTTGTGCTTCATCATCTGGTTGTGAGAGATGCTGGAGTACCTTCAATTTT ATGCATACAAAGAAAAGGAATAGGCTGCTGCACAAGAGATTGAATGATATTGTTTTTGTTTCATACAATCGGAAGATGAGAACAAGGTTTCAGCTTATGCGTGAGAAGGCAGGCAAGAAATATGACCCTTTGGTCATTGAGGAGTTTGATTGGGACAATGAATGGGCTGATTCATTGCATGTGCCCATTCCGGGTACTCGAGGGTCTGATGCTGTCAATGAGCTCACATGGCAGCATGTTGATGAAGCCACCGGTGCATCACAAGCGCTGCAGGGTCGTAATCTTCCTAGGAGAGCTACTGCTACTCAATATTATAGTCGTTCAAGAAATGTTCTTGTTCCTGCTACTGCTACTGAAGATGGAGAAGAGGAAGATGAAGTTGAAGACCCACATGATGATGCGGAAGTGAGCGAGTGTGAAGAAGATGGCAATGTTCTTGCTACTGAAGAAGACAAGGCTGCTGATCCTGATGAGTTTGATGATGGATTTTGA